GGCAGGGTCCGCAGAGCGCGTCGTGGACGCCGTGGGGCGGCAACGCCGACGCGGGCCTGGTCGAGGCGTTCGTGTCCGGGATCCGGGAGGGCACCGCACCGCACCCGGACGGCTGGGACGGCTACCGCGCGACCGAGATCGCGTTCGCTGCGTACAAGTCGGCGGAGACCGGCCAGCCGGTGAAGCTCCCCCTCGAGATCGCGTAGGCCCTTCGCGTACGTCACACAGCCTGGTTGTCGGCGACGGCCCCCACCCGCGCGGTGGGGGCCGTCGCCGTTCTGCGTGGTGACCGCGTCGGCCCGGGCCGGGTCCGCTCACCGCGCGGTGGAAGACTGGGCGGCGTGCGGGAAGACGTGTCGCCCAAGGACCGGTTCGTGACCGTGTACGGCTTCCGGCCGGTGCTGGCCGCGCTCGCCGACGAGGCGCTGCAGATCGACAAGGTGCTGGTGGCCGAGGGGTCCCGCGGCCCGTCGGTGCGCGAGATCGTCGCTGCCGCCGACGCCAGGGGAGTGCCGGTACGCCGGGAGCCGGCTCATCGGATCACCCTGCTGTCCGGCAACGGGCGGCACGACAACGGCGTGCTGGCCGACGTGGTGGCGCCGCGGATGCGGACCCTCGCCGGTGCGCTCGACGTACGCCACCACGAGCGACCGCGCACCGTGCTCGTGCTGGACGGGATCACCACCCCGTCGAACGTCGGGATGATCCTGCGCTCGGCCACCGCGGCCGGCGTAGCCGGCGTCGTCGTACCCCACCACGGCGTGGCCGGCATCGACCCGCTGGTGGTGAAGGCCTCCGCGGGCGTGGCGTTCCGGGCTCCGGTGCTGCGGGCGGAGACCGCGCAGGACGCGGTCGAGCGCCTGGTCGAGGCGGGGTACGCGGTGTTCGGGCTGGCCGCCGACGCGCCGGAGACGGTGTTCGACGCGGAGGTGCCGCCGTTCGCCGCGTTCGTGCTGGGCAGCGAGACGTCCGGGGTGAGCCCGGCGATCCGGCCCTACGTCGGCACCTGGGTGCGGATCCCGATGCCGGGAGACGTCGAGTCGCTCAACGTCGCCGGCGCGGCCGCCGTGGTGTCGTTCGAACTCGTACGCCGCGGACTGACCACGAGCACGCCGACCACGAGCGGACGGGGCTGAACGATGTCCACCAACTCCACCGGGGCCGGCGGGACGGCCGACTCCACCGGGTCCGCCGGGTCGGCTCTCAACGACTACATCCGCCCGGCCGACCCCACCCAACGCGAACGGCGCGCGGAGTCGTTCGGTGCCAGTGCCGCCGCCTACGCGGAGTTCCGGCCGAGCTACCCCGAGGCCGCGGTGCGCTGGGCACTCGAACCCGTCGCGGGCGACGATGTCGTACGCGTGCTGGACCTCGCCGCCGGGACCGGCAAGCTGACCGAGGTGGTCCGCGGTCTCGGCGTGGAGGTCGTCGCGGTCGAGCCCGACGACGCGATGCTGGCCGAGCTTCACCGGCGGCTGCCCGACGTGCTTGCTCTCCACGGGACCGCGGAGGCGATTCCCGCACCCGACGGCGCGTTCGACGCGGTGGTGGTGGGGCAGGCGTTCCACTGGTTCGACCGGGACCGTGCCCTCGTGGAGATCGCCCGGGTGCTGCGGCCCGGTGGAGTACTCGCCACGCTGTGGAACCTGCACGACGACGGTGTCGCGTGGGTGGCCGGACTCAACGAGGTGGTGCAGGCGCTGGGTTCGGTCCGCGAGACCCGCGAGTCGCCCATGCGGCAGGAGTTGTTCGAGCACCTGGCGTTCACCGACCAGGCGACCGCGGAGTTCGGGTCCCACGAACGCCGGACCAGTGAGCAGGTGGTCCGGATGCTCGGCACGCACTCGCGGATCCTGGTGATGGACGAGGTCGACCGAGCACAGGTGCTCGCCCGCGTCCGCGGCTACCTGCGGGCCAGGCCGGAGACCTTCTCCGGAGAGTTCGACGTTCCGCTCGTCACCATCGCCCTCCGCGCGGTCCGGATCTAGCGGACGTCCTCCGTCCACGATTCCGCCGCCACCACGGGGAGGACGCCCTGAGGAGAAGTGCGCCACGTTACGGTCTCGTGGTGGTCGTTCTGCTGCTTTCTCTGCTGGGGCTGGGTGTTCCCGCTGACACGCCCGGTGACAGCGACGGCTCCTCCGGCCACGACGCCCACTCGCCCGGCTCGTCCGGTGACGGGGGCAGCTCGTCCACTTCCTCCGGCTCGGTGAACTCCGCCGACTCCTTCGACACCCTTCGCCTGCGCTGGAAGGACTCCCTGGACGGCGGCCCGGACCTGAACACCGAGGACCCCGACGTCGCGCGCCGGATCACCGGCATCACCCAGGCGGCGCGGGGCTTCTGGGAGACGATGGACACGACTCCGCAGACCTACGTCTGGAGCGACCTCGCCGACGTCAGCGCGAACGGCTACGCGATCGACGCGACGTACGTCCGGCTGCGGGCGATGACGCTGGCCTTCTCCACGGCGGGTTCCCCCCTGCACGGCGACGCCGCCCTGCGAGACGACATCATCACCGCCCTGGACTGGGTGAACACCCACTGGTACAACGATGCGACCGTGGCGCGGGGCAACTGGTGGGAGTGGTACGTCGGCGCTCCCACCCGGCTCAAGGACATCACGGTGATGCTGTACGACGAGCTGAGCCCGGCGCAGCTGCACAACTACACCGCGGCCCTCGACCATTTCGTGCCGTCCGACATCGGAACCTGGCGAGGCGCGAACGCCACCGACATTCTGGTGCACCAGCTTGTGAGCGGTGTCCTGCAGAAGAGCAGCGAACGCATCACGAACGTACGAAACCTCATCCCGCCACTGCTGGACTACGCCACCAGCGGGGTCGGCTTCTACGAGGACGGCTCCTACCTCGACCACGTCGCAGTGGCCTACAACCTGTCGTACGGCAAGGAGTACCTCAACAGCCTGTCGAACATCGTCTACCTGCTCAGCGGATCACCGTGGGACATCGCCGCACAGGACGCCGGGAAGTTCTACGCCACGATCTACAACGGCTACGAACCCCTTGTCTACAAGGGCGCCGGGATGGACATGGTGCGCGGCCGCGCGATCGGGCGGGACATCGAGCAGGACCACGACGCCGGGCACGCCGTCATCGCCAACATCGCCACGATCGCCACCGTCGCGCCGCCCGAGCAGGCCGCGAGGTTCAAGGCGATGATCAAGTCCTGGGTGGGTGCGGACACCTACAAGAACTTCTACGCCGCCAGTAACTCCCGGGCCACCTTGTTCGTGGTGACCACCGTGAAGGAGATCATGGCCGATCCGGCGATCGAGCCGCGCCCGGAACCGATCGGCCACTACGCGTACAACAGCATGGACCGGACCGTCCACCGGGCAAAGGGTTTCGCGTTCGCGATCGCCAAGAGTTCCAAGCGGGTGCTGAACTACGAGCAGATGAACAACGAGAACGCCAAGGCCTGGTACACCGGCGACGGCATGACGTACCTCTACAACGACGACCTCGGGCAGTTCGCCGGCAACTTCTGGCCGACCGTCGACATGGCGCGGCTGCCCGGGACCACCACCGAGGTCCGTCCCCGCTTCCGCGGCAACCCCGAGGGAAACGTGCAGAACGGCGACGGGGAAGGGGTGCCGACCAATTCCTGGTCGGGCGGAAGTGTGCTCGGAAACTTCGGTGCCTCGGGCCTGCACCTGCGCCCGGTCGGCGGGGTGCTGGGCGGCTCGCTCAGTGCGCGGAAGTCGTGGTTCATGTTCGACGACGAGATCGTCGCGCTGGGCTCGGACATCACGACCACCACCCCGGCCGGCCGCCGCGTCGAGACCGTCGTGGAGAACCGCAAGCTGAACACGGAGGGCACCAACCGGCTGACCGCCGACGGGGAGGCCGAGCCGAGCACCCCCGGCTGGTCGCGGGAGCTCACTGACGTCGGCTGGATCAACCTCGGCGGCAACGACGTCCGTGACTCCATCGGCTACTACTTCCCGGGCGGCGCGACGGTGGACGCCCTGCGGGACACCCGCACCGGCCGCTGGTCCGACCTGTCCGCCAACGGCAGCGGCGGCCCGGAGTACACCAACCACTTCATGACGCTCACCCTCGACCACGGCGTGGATCCCGCCGCTGCGTCCTACAGCTATGTGCTCCTGCCGAACCGGACTCCGGCGCAGACCCGTGACTACGCAAGGAGGCCGGACATCGCCGTCCTCGCCAACACCGCCGCGGTGCACGCCGTCCGCGAGAACACCCTCGGAGTCACCGGCTACAACTTCTGGACCGACGCGGCCACCAGGGCAGGCGAGGTCACCAGCAACAGGCGTGCCTCGGTGATGACGAGGGAGGTGGCCGGTGACACGTTCGAGATCGCGGTGAACGACCCGACGATGGAGAACCCGGGGACGATCGACCTCGAGGTCGACCGAGCGGCCCTGTCCCTCGTCTCCGGCGATCCCCGGATCACGGTGACCCAGCTGAGCCCGACCATCAAACTCGCGGTGGACGTCCATGCCGCAAGGGGAAAGTCGTTCACCGCGAAGTTCCGCCTGGCGCAGGGTCGGTAGCACCGGCTCATGACGCGGGCACCACGGCGAGTTCGCCCTCGCCGTCCTGGCGGGCGAACTGCGTTCGGTACAGCTCGGCATACAGCCCGCCGGCCGCCAGCAGTTGCTCGTGCGTTCCGCGTTCGCGTACCTGCCCCTGGTCGAGAACCAGGATCTCGTCGGCGTCGCGGACGGTCGACAGGCGGTGCGCGATCACCAGGGACGTACGCCCGGTCAGCGCGGTGGCCAGTGCGGCCTGCACGGCGGCCTCCGACTCCGAGTCCAGGTGCGCGGTGGCCTCGTCCAGGATGACGATCGACGGCGCCTTGAGCAGCAGGCGGGCGATGGCGAGCCGCTGGCGTTCGCCGCCGGACAGCCGGTAGCCGCGGTCGCCGACGACCGTGTCCAGCCCGTCGGGCAGACCGGCCACCAGGGGACCGATCCGGGCGGCGTCCAGGGCTGCCCACAGGTCGGCGTCGGTTGCCTGCGGGCGGGCCAGCAGCAGGTTGGCGCGGATGGTGTCGTGGTACATGTGCGAGTCCTGGGTCACCACGCCGATGACCGACCGCAGCGACCGTTGGGTGACCGAACGCACGTTGTACCCGCCGATGCGAACGGCGCCGCCGGTCACGTCGTACAGCCGGGACACCAGTGAGGCGAGCGTCGTCTTGCCGGCGCCGGAGGGGCCGACGACGGCGACCATGCGGCCCGGCGCGACCTCGAAGGTCACGTCGCGCAGCACCTCCTCACCGGCCTGCCTGGACAGCGTGGCCACCGACTCCAGGGAGGCGAGGGAGACCTCCGCCGCGGAGGGGTAGCGGAACGACACGTGGTCGAACTCCAGCGCGGGTTCGACGTCCGCCGGGAGGTCCGTCGCGTCCGCGCGGTCGGCGACCATCGGCGGCAGGTCGAGCACCTCGAGGACCCGTTCGAAGCTGACCAGCGTCGTCATCACGTCGACCTGGAGGTTCGACAGCGAGGTGAGCGGTCCGTACAACCGGGTGAGGTAGGCGGTGAGCGCGACCACCGTGCCGATGCCGAGCGCGCCCTCGACGGCGAAGACGCCGCCCAGACCGTAGACCAGGGCCACCGCGAGCGCGGCCACGAGAGTGAGCGAGACCCGGAAGATCCCGGCGTACGTCGCGGTGGTCACCCCGATGTCGCGCACCCGGGCGGCCTTGCCGGCGAAGTCGCGGGAGGAGTCCTGCGGGCGGCCGAACAACTTGGCCAGCATGGCGCCCGCGACGTTGAACCGCTCGGTCATCGTCTGGGCCATGGTGGCGTTGAGCCGGTAGCTCTCGGCGGTCGCCGCGCGCAGCCGAGGCGCCATCATCCGGGCGGGCAGGACGAACAGCGGCAGCAGCACCAGTGCCAGCAGGGTGATCTGCCACGACATCGCGAGCATCGCGGCGAGCACGAGCACCACACTGAGCAGGTTGCTCACCACGTTGGACAGGGTGGAGGTGAACGCCTGCTGGGCGCCGAGTACGTCGCCGTTGAGGCGCTGGATGAGCGCGCCGGTCTGCGTACGGCTGAAGAACGCGACCGGCATTCCCTGCACGTGGTCGAACACCGCGGTGCGCAGGTCGAAGACGAGGCCCTCGCCGATTCGGGCGGAGAACCATCGCTGGGCCAGGGTGGCGGCGGCGGACAGCAGGGCGAGAAGCGCGACGACGCCGGCCAGGGACACCACGACGTCGGTGCGGCGTGGGGTGATGCCGTCGTCGATGATCGCGCGGAAGAGCAGGGGAGTGACGGCGCCGACGGTCGCGTCGACGGCCACCAGGAACAGGAAGATCGTCAGCAGGCCGCGGTAGGGGCGGCCGAACGCGAGGATGCGGCGGATCGTGCCGGGAGCGAGCTTGTGCCCGCGTACCGAGGTGTCCTTCATGAAGGACCGCATGGCGGCTCCTCCGCCGCCTCGGTTCATCGACATAGAAGCCCTTCGGGTGGGGGACTGGATTCGGTCCGGCTCGGGGTCCGGTTCGTGGCTGAGCCGGGAACCAGATTTAGGGAGGTTAACTCACTAAGAGGTAATCTCACAAGATGGTGACCGTGACGGCCCGCGACCCCATAGGCTGACGACTGTGCACGGACCGGACAGCGCATCGGACGACCCCAGGGGCGACGCGGCCGACGACCCGGCTGACGGCTCGACGGACGACACCGCCGAGCAGATCGCCGCGCTCCTCGACGGGCTGGTCCGGCGGCAGCGCCGGGCCGGGCGCGGCTCGCTGGAGGCGCTCGGCGTCGAGGTCACCCAGGGGCAGATGCGGGTGCTACGGACCCTGGGCCACGCCGAGAACCCGTTGCGGATCAGCGAACTCGCCAACCAGCTGGGCATCGTGCCCCGCTCGGCGACCTCCGTCGTGGACGACCTGGAGGAGGCCGGCCTGGTGGCGAGGAAGCCCGACCCCGCCGATCGCCGGGCGACGCTGGTGAACCTGACACCCGCGGGCGGGCGCATGCTCGCCCGCATCCGGCGCAGCCGCCGTGACGCCATGGTCGCGATGGTCGAACGCCTGAACGCCCGCGAGCGCGCCGACCTGCTGCGGCTGCTGGGCCGGCTGGCCGAGGACGACGGGTGTACCGACCGCCCGGGCCACGGCAGGTCCTAGCGTCGCCTCTCGGCTACGGCTGGTCCGGCTCGTCCTCAGGCGCCGTTTCCTCGCCGGGTGCCGCCTCGACGTCGGCGGTGGCAAGCCGCCACGCGCGCCGGGCCGCGGCGGCGGCCAGTTCGGACAGGGCGCCGGGGTCGATTCCCGAGCCCGGTGGCGGCTCCTGGGCCAGTGGCACCGGGTGACCGGGCCGGTCCGGCGGGAGTGGCGGGAGCGGCGGCTCGGGGCGATCGCCCGGCTGGTCGGCGTACGCCGAACGCGCCGGCACCGACCCGTCGTCCACCACCCGCGAATGGCGTACAGGCGTGGAGGAATCGGCGCCGGGCAGGCCGGCGGTCCGACGGGCCCGCAGCGCGGTGAGGATGTCGTCCCGGCTGCGGCCACGCAACCGCAGCGCGGTGAACGGGTCGGCGTCCAGCAGGTCGGCGACGAGGTAACACACCGCGGCCGCGTGCTTGCACGGCTCGCCCCAGTCAGGACAAGAACAGGCCGGCCGGATGTCACCGGGACCGGGCAGCAGGCTCAGACCGGCCGCACCGACGTCCTCGACCACCTCCGGGGGAAGCTCGCCGTCCAGCAGCGCGGCGGTGCGGCCGATCTGGGTGCCGATCACGTCGAGCACCCGCTCCCACTCGGCCCGCCGGAACGTCGGCACCCGGATGGTCACGGTGTAGGGGTCCGGGCGGCTGCCCTGCACCGGCGCCATCACCAGGCCGGCGGTGAGCTGGACCCGGCCGACGGCGCCGCGGCGGGCGTAGGAACGACCGCGGGCGAGCCGGCCCGGGTCGAGGGCGGCGCGGTGTTCGAGGGCGTCCACCCAAGCCCGCCCCCACCAGGTCAGCCCGAACGGCCGCCGGCTGCCGGCGCCGGTGGCCGCCGGTGGGCGGTGCCCACCACCGGCCGGCTCGTCGGACCACCAGTCGCCGGACGTACGGCTGCCGCCCGGTCCGCGTGGGTTGCCCGGGCTCACGGCGTACTCCCCAAGGCGACCAGGTCGGCGAGCTCGTTGTCGGACAGGTCGGCGATCCAGCTCTCACCGGACCCGATCACCGAGTCGGCCAGCTCGCGTTTGGCCTCGATCACGGCCGCGATCCGGTCCTCCAGCGTGCCCTCGGTCACCAGCCGGTGGACCTGCACGGGATGGTC
This is a stretch of genomic DNA from Actinopolymorpha sp. NPDC004070. It encodes these proteins:
- a CDS encoding RNA methyltransferase, which produces MREDVSPKDRFVTVYGFRPVLAALADEALQIDKVLVAEGSRGPSVREIVAAADARGVPVRREPAHRITLLSGNGRHDNGVLADVVAPRMRTLAGALDVRHHERPRTVLVLDGITTPSNVGMILRSATAAGVAGVVVPHHGVAGIDPLVVKASAGVAFRAPVLRAETAQDAVERLVEAGYAVFGLAADAPETVFDAEVPPFAAFVLGSETSGVSPAIRPYVGTWVRIPMPGDVESLNVAGAAAVVSFELVRRGLTTSTPTTSGRG
- a CDS encoding class I SAM-dependent methyltransferase — translated: MSTNSTGAGGTADSTGSAGSALNDYIRPADPTQRERRAESFGASAAAYAEFRPSYPEAAVRWALEPVAGDDVVRVLDLAAGTGKLTEVVRGLGVEVVAVEPDDAMLAELHRRLPDVLALHGTAEAIPAPDGAFDAVVVGQAFHWFDRDRALVEIARVLRPGGVLATLWNLHDDGVAWVAGLNEVVQALGSVRETRESPMRQELFEHLAFTDQATAEFGSHERRTSEQVVRMLGTHSRILVMDEVDRAQVLARVRGYLRARPETFSGEFDVPLVTIALRAVRI
- a CDS encoding polysaccharide lyase 8 family protein, which codes for MVVLLLSLLGLGVPADTPGDSDGSSGHDAHSPGSSGDGGSSSTSSGSVNSADSFDTLRLRWKDSLDGGPDLNTEDPDVARRITGITQAARGFWETMDTTPQTYVWSDLADVSANGYAIDATYVRLRAMTLAFSTAGSPLHGDAALRDDIITALDWVNTHWYNDATVARGNWWEWYVGAPTRLKDITVMLYDELSPAQLHNYTAALDHFVPSDIGTWRGANATDILVHQLVSGVLQKSSERITNVRNLIPPLLDYATSGVGFYEDGSYLDHVAVAYNLSYGKEYLNSLSNIVYLLSGSPWDIAAQDAGKFYATIYNGYEPLVYKGAGMDMVRGRAIGRDIEQDHDAGHAVIANIATIATVAPPEQAARFKAMIKSWVGADTYKNFYAASNSRATLFVVTTVKEIMADPAIEPRPEPIGHYAYNSMDRTVHRAKGFAFAIAKSSKRVLNYEQMNNENAKAWYTGDGMTYLYNDDLGQFAGNFWPTVDMARLPGTTTEVRPRFRGNPEGNVQNGDGEGVPTNSWSGGSVLGNFGASGLHLRPVGGVLGGSLSARKSWFMFDDEIVALGSDITTTTPAGRRVETVVENRKLNTEGTNRLTADGEAEPSTPGWSRELTDVGWINLGGNDVRDSIGYYFPGGATVDALRDTRTGRWSDLSANGSGGPEYTNHFMTLTLDHGVDPAAASYSYVLLPNRTPAQTRDYARRPDIAVLANTAAVHAVRENTLGVTGYNFWTDAATRAGEVTSNRRASVMTREVAGDTFEIAVNDPTMENPGTIDLEVDRAALSLVSGDPRITVTQLSPTIKLAVDVHAARGKSFTAKFRLAQGR
- a CDS encoding ABC transporter ATP-binding protein; the encoded protein is MRSFMKDTSVRGHKLAPGTIRRILAFGRPYRGLLTIFLFLVAVDATVGAVTPLLFRAIIDDGITPRRTDVVVSLAGVVALLALLSAAATLAQRWFSARIGEGLVFDLRTAVFDHVQGMPVAFFSRTQTGALIQRLNGDVLGAQQAFTSTLSNVVSNLLSVVLVLAAMLAMSWQITLLALVLLPLFVLPARMMAPRLRAATAESYRLNATMAQTMTERFNVAGAMLAKLFGRPQDSSRDFAGKAARVRDIGVTTATYAGIFRVSLTLVAALAVALVYGLGGVFAVEGALGIGTVVALTAYLTRLYGPLTSLSNLQVDVMTTLVSFERVLEVLDLPPMVADRADATDLPADVEPALEFDHVSFRYPSAAEVSLASLESVATLSRQAGEEVLRDVTFEVAPGRMVAVVGPSGAGKTTLASLVSRLYDVTGGAVRIGGYNVRSVTQRSLRSVIGVVTQDSHMYHDTIRANLLLARPQATDADLWAALDAARIGPLVAGLPDGLDTVVGDRGYRLSGGERQRLAIARLLLKAPSIVILDEATAHLDSESEAAVQAALATALTGRTSLVIAHRLSTVRDADEILVLDQGQVRERGTHEQLLAAGGLYAELYRTQFARQDGEGELAVVPAS
- a CDS encoding MarR family transcriptional regulator; protein product: MHGPDSASDDPRGDAADDPADGSTDDTAEQIAALLDGLVRRQRRAGRGSLEALGVEVTQGQMRVLRTLGHAENPLRISELANQLGIVPRSATSVVDDLEEAGLVARKPDPADRRATLVNLTPAGGRMLARIRRSRRDAMVAMVERLNARERADLLRLLGRLAEDDGCTDRPGHGRS
- a CDS encoding SWIM zinc finger family protein; its protein translation is MSPGNPRGPGGSRTSGDWWSDEPAGGGHRPPAATGAGSRRPFGLTWWGRAWVDALEHRAALDPGRLARGRSYARRGAVGRVQLTAGLVMAPVQGSRPDPYTVTIRVPTFRRAEWERVLDVIGTQIGRTAALLDGELPPEVVEDVGAAGLSLLPGPGDIRPACSCPDWGEPCKHAAAVCYLVADLLDADPFTALRLRGRSRDDILTALRARRTAGLPGADSSTPVRHSRVVDDGSVPARSAYADQPGDRPEPPLPPLPPDRPGHPVPLAQEPPPGSGIDPGALSELAAAAARRAWRLATADVEAAPGEETAPEDEPDQP